A window of Castanea sativa cultivar Marrone di Chiusa Pesio chromosome 1, ASM4071231v1 contains these coding sequences:
- the LOC142622726 gene encoding uncharacterized protein LOC142622726: MEDLKSAMEEHMEQMADLIQKFSAELRTGLRPAYDNFIGFFHAIDWKEPWLMGLMGFHVVLLLLTIFSRKNVNFQMCLFLLALAGVYFAENFNRLLSENWKSFAGQNYFDPSGVFLSALWSGPLLVIAILILVNTLFSLCYLIVRWKKAELRHRARVARKQD; this comes from the exons ATGGAGGACTTGAAATCAGCCATGGAGGAGCACATGGAACAAATGGCGGATCTCATTCAGAAATTCTCCGCCGAGCTCCGCACTGGTTTGCGTCCGGCCTACGACAACTTCATTGGGTTCTTCCACGCCATTGATTGGAAG GAACCTTGGTTAATGGGCTTAATGGGGTTCCATGTTGTATTGTTGCTGTTAACGATCTTCTCAAGGAAGAATGTCAACTTCCAGATGTGCTTGTTCCTTCTTGCAT TGGCTGGTGTATATTTTGCTGAGAATTTCAATAGATTACTGAGTGAAAACTGGAAGAGCTTTGCCGGCCAAAATTATTTTGATCCAAGTGGAGTTTTTCTCTCAGCATTATGGTCTGGTCCTCTTCTTGTCATTGCAATCCTGATTTTG GTAAACACACTCTTTTCCTTATGTTACCTGATTGTTAGATGGAAAAAAGCTGAACTCAGACATCGTGCAAGAGTTGCTCGTAAGCAGGATTGA